Proteins encoded together in one Streptomyces rubradiris window:
- a CDS encoding polyprenyl synthetase family protein, translating into MSDGTSPLPGPGVGTTGVVVQPRTPPGPVTTGSDTARVAAALDEGLAHLCPPSPTTTLSLELMGTDGRPGPQQIGDDRRDRRLHAALVAPVRHLLDAGGKRWRAHLMARVLETFGVNPRPYAEVIAACEVGHAGSLMVDDVEDASPLRRGGPAAHVLFGESTAINAGTAAYFSLDRAVRHTLPEDAELRLAVYETYLAGLRATHAGQALDLQGHTEEMELALATRDAGPLLRMLTLTHRLKTGAQVRALCEIGSLIGRAAPEQRAAIGEFGEALGLAYQIMDDVCDLRGVIHRQRVTKRVAEDLSNAKVAFPLAHAVTLLPRAEAAALWQSLRADPDERAVQRAARTIEDTGAVRVCEQEATRLLEQAWAGLAPHLPDSPRTTALAEAATAVIHRTWNT; encoded by the coding sequence ATGTCTGACGGAACGTCACCGCTGCCCGGCCCCGGAGTGGGTACCACCGGGGTGGTGGTGCAGCCGCGGACTCCGCCCGGCCCCGTGACGACGGGCAGCGACACCGCACGCGTGGCGGCGGCGCTGGACGAGGGGCTCGCCCATCTCTGCCCGCCCTCCCCCACGACCACCCTCAGCCTGGAACTCATGGGCACGGATGGGCGGCCCGGTCCCCAGCAGATCGGTGACGACCGCCGCGACCGACGGCTCCACGCCGCCCTCGTCGCCCCGGTGCGCCATCTGCTCGACGCGGGCGGCAAACGCTGGCGCGCCCACCTGATGGCCCGGGTCCTGGAGACGTTCGGCGTCAACCCCCGCCCGTACGCGGAAGTGATCGCCGCCTGCGAAGTGGGACACGCCGGCTCCCTCATGGTGGACGACGTCGAGGACGCCTCCCCGCTGCGGCGCGGCGGCCCGGCCGCCCACGTCCTCTTCGGGGAGAGCACCGCCATCAACGCCGGCACCGCGGCCTACTTCAGCCTAGACCGCGCCGTCCGGCACACCTTGCCCGAGGACGCTGAGCTCCGCCTGGCGGTGTACGAGACGTACCTGGCCGGGCTGCGCGCCACGCACGCGGGCCAGGCCCTGGACCTGCAGGGTCACACGGAGGAGATGGAGCTGGCGCTGGCCACGCGGGACGCCGGGCCGCTGCTGCGGATGCTCACCCTCACCCACCGGCTGAAGACCGGGGCCCAGGTGCGGGCGCTGTGCGAGATCGGCTCCCTGATCGGCCGGGCCGCACCGGAACAGCGCGCCGCCATCGGGGAGTTCGGCGAGGCCCTCGGGCTCGCCTACCAAATCATGGACGACGTCTGCGACTTGCGGGGCGTGATCCACCGGCAGCGGGTCACCAAGCGGGTCGCGGAGGACTTGTCCAACGCCAAGGTCGCCTTTCCGCTGGCGCACGCCGTCACACTGCTGCCGCGGGCGGAGGCGGCCGCCTTGTGGCAGTCGCTGCGCGCGGACCCGGACGAGCGGGCCGTCCAGCGGGCCGCGCGGACGATCGAGGACACCGGGGCGGTCCGCGTCTGCGAACAGGAGGCGACCCGGCTGCTCGAACAGGCCTGGGCCGGCCTCGCACCGCACCTTCCCGACTCACCCCGTACGACGGCCCTGGCCGAGGCCGCCACGGCCGTGATCCACCGCACCTGGAACACCTGA
- a CDS encoding dienelactone hydrolase family protein has translation MPTKTLLIPTGDGQADAFAAFPDHGERHPGVLMYPDGFGIRPALRELARELAGHGYYVLVPNIFYRHGPAPVTELPEHITEEARPQVFARLMPLIEAHTTERALRDADSYLEFLTTRPETGTGPVAVTGYCIGGLLAVRTAAAHTGQVAAVAAFHGPVGADGPRLLSSLTAQVHFGHAEGDMTPEALGELNQALDAAGVGYTSEIYPGTVHGFTMSDTDSFSPAGLRRHWDRLLPLLDRALVRR, from the coding sequence ATGCCCACCAAGACGCTGCTGATCCCCACCGGCGACGGTCAGGCCGACGCCTTCGCCGCCTTCCCCGACCACGGGGAGCGGCACCCGGGGGTGCTGATGTACCCGGACGGCTTCGGCATCCGGCCCGCACTGCGGGAACTGGCCCGTGAACTGGCCGGGCACGGGTACTACGTGCTTGTCCCCAACATCTTCTACCGGCACGGCCCGGCACCGGTGACCGAACTTCCCGAGCACATCACAGAGGAGGCCCGGCCCCAGGTCTTCGCCCGGCTGATGCCTCTGATCGAGGCGCACACCACCGAACGCGCCCTGCGCGATGCCGACTCCTACCTGGAATTCCTCACCACCCGGCCGGAGACCGGCACCGGGCCGGTCGCGGTGACCGGTTACTGCATAGGCGGCCTCCTGGCGGTGCGCACCGCCGCGGCCCACACCGGCCAGGTGGCCGCCGTCGCCGCGTTCCACGGCCCCGTGGGCGCCGACGGCCCCCGCCTCCTGTCCAGCCTCACCGCACAGGTCCACTTCGGTCACGCCGAAGGAGACATGACGCCCGAGGCCCTCGGCGAGCTCAACCAGGCCCTGGACGCCGCGGGGGTCGGCTACACCTCCGAGATCTACCCCGGCACCGTCCACGGCTTCACCATGTCCGACACCGACTCCTTCAGTCCCGCCGGACTGCGCCGCCACTGGGACCGCCTGCTTCCCCTGCTGGACCGCGCACTGGTCCGCCGCTGA
- a CDS encoding class I SAM-dependent methyltransferase — translation MELRKTARACNAGTDDEAYLEALDMFLSGTDEKATTHAYLRRVVDRLPARRTLLDIGAAQGTTTRYLAPYFERVVCVEPSEPMRRALARACPQAEVVAEPVGEARVDARADLALLSHVLYYIPRTQWAVTTARVMEWVAPGGVLLVLLQNPDNACMRMVRHFTGRHFDVRELVGELAALAPGLVGRTGLDVVPARYHGRSLEETLTVADFLLSVPDAPSPTREAVEAYVRRHFDNEDGTYTFRHDQHVLSIERPAP, via the coding sequence GTGGAGCTGCGGAAGACCGCGCGGGCGTGCAACGCGGGGACGGACGACGAGGCCTATCTGGAAGCCCTCGACATGTTCCTCTCCGGGACGGACGAGAAGGCCACCACCCACGCGTACCTGCGCCGGGTGGTGGACCGGCTGCCCGCCCGGCGGACGCTCCTGGACATCGGCGCCGCCCAGGGCACGACGACGCGGTATCTCGCCCCGTACTTCGAGCGCGTCGTGTGCGTCGAGCCGAGCGAGCCCATGCGGCGCGCGCTGGCGCGGGCGTGCCCGCAGGCGGAGGTGGTGGCCGAACCGGTCGGCGAGGCCCGGGTGGACGCGCGGGCCGATCTGGCCCTGCTGTCCCACGTGCTGTACTACATCCCCCGTACGCAGTGGGCGGTGACGACGGCACGCGTCATGGAGTGGGTGGCGCCGGGCGGCGTTCTGCTCGTGCTGCTGCAGAATCCCGACAACGCCTGCATGCGCATGGTGCGCCACTTCACCGGCCGCCATTTCGACGTGCGGGAACTCGTCGGCGAACTGGCCGCCCTGGCACCCGGCTTGGTCGGCCGCACCGGGCTGGACGTCGTACCCGCCCGCTACCACGGCCGCAGCCTGGAGGAGACCCTCACGGTCGCCGACTTCCTCCTCAGCGTCCCCGACGCCCCTTCCCCGACCCGCGAGGCGGTCGAGGCTTATGTACGGCGGCACTTCGACAACGAGGACGGCACGTACACCTTCCGCCACGACCAGCACGTCCTGAGCATCGAACGCCCGGCACCCTGA
- a CDS encoding beta-L-arabinofuranosidase domain-containing protein, producing MSSSVSRRRLLQLAGASAAASAVGPALGGSAAHAAVPPARPDIGAQAFPFELGQVRLTASRWLDNQNRTQSYLRFVDVDRLLYNFRANHRLSTNGAAATGGWEAPGFPFRSHVQGHFLTAWAQSYAVTGDGVCRDKALYMVAELAKCQANNGAAGFGAGYLSGYPESDFTALEARTLSNGNVPYYTVHKTLTGLLDVWRYIGSTQARDVLLALAGWVDRRTGRLTTAQLQAMLGTEFGGMNAVLTDLYQQTGDARWLTVARRFDHAAVFDPLAAGEDRLAGLHANTQVPKWIGAVRAYKATGTTRYRDIATNAWDFCVHAHTYAIGGNSQAEHFRAPDAIAAYLRQDTCESCNTVNMLTLTRELFALTPDRAELFDFYEQAWLNQMIGQQNPADPHGHVTYFTPLNPGGRRGVGPAWGGGTWSTDYTTFWCCQGTGLEMHTRLMDSVYFHAGTTLTVNLFVPSVLTWTQRGITVTQTTSYPASDTTTLRVTGDAGGTWTMRVRIPGWTTGATVSVNGVTQNISTAPGGYAALTRAWASGDTVTVRLPMRTVVRPANDNPGVAAVTYGPVVLAGDYGDTALGALPALDVSSVRRTSSTALAFTATANGSPVALGPFHDAHGHNYTVYWKTGGVASVRLANAAGGLVLGIQDMSTADGGRALQWSDSGTADHDWELVPDGDAVRFRNVHSGKVLGVRDMSTADGAAVLQWSDNGTADHRWFLIDQGDGTFKIRNAHSGKLLGIENNSTAMGAFAVQAPDDGTADNRWRVVR from the coding sequence ATGTCCTCCTCCGTCAGCAGACGACGTCTCCTCCAGCTCGCCGGGGCCAGCGCCGCGGCGTCCGCCGTGGGCCCCGCTCTCGGCGGCTCCGCCGCCCACGCGGCCGTACCCCCCGCCCGGCCCGACATCGGCGCCCAGGCCTTCCCCTTCGAGCTCGGCCAGGTCAGGCTGACCGCGAGCCGATGGCTGGACAACCAGAACCGGACCCAGAGCTATCTGCGGTTCGTCGACGTCGACCGGCTGCTGTACAACTTCCGCGCCAACCACCGTCTGTCCACCAACGGCGCGGCCGCCACCGGGGGCTGGGAGGCCCCCGGCTTCCCCTTCCGCAGCCATGTCCAGGGGCATTTCCTCACCGCGTGGGCGCAGTCGTACGCGGTGACCGGGGACGGCGTCTGCCGGGACAAGGCCCTGTACATGGTCGCGGAACTGGCCAAGTGCCAGGCCAACAACGGCGCCGCGGGGTTCGGCGCGGGGTACCTCTCCGGCTATCCCGAGTCCGATTTCACCGCCCTGGAGGCGCGCACGCTGTCCAACGGGAACGTGCCGTACTACACCGTCCACAAGACGCTGACCGGTCTGCTGGACGTGTGGCGGTACATCGGCAGCACACAGGCCCGTGACGTGCTGCTGGCCCTGGCGGGCTGGGTCGACCGGCGCACCGGCCGGCTGACCACCGCGCAGCTCCAGGCCATGCTGGGCACGGAGTTCGGCGGCATGAACGCCGTCCTGACCGACCTGTACCAGCAGACCGGCGACGCGCGATGGCTGACCGTCGCCCGGCGGTTCGACCACGCCGCCGTGTTCGACCCGCTGGCGGCCGGCGAGGACCGGCTGGCCGGGCTGCACGCCAACACCCAGGTGCCCAAGTGGATCGGGGCCGTCCGCGCGTACAAGGCCACGGGCACCACCCGGTACCGGGACATCGCCACCAACGCCTGGGACTTCTGCGTCCACGCCCACACCTACGCCATCGGCGGCAACAGCCAGGCGGAGCACTTCCGGGCCCCGGACGCCATCGCCGCCTACCTGCGGCAGGACACCTGCGAGAGCTGCAACACCGTCAACATGCTGACCCTGACCCGGGAGTTGTTCGCGCTGACGCCGGACCGGGCCGAGTTGTTCGACTTCTACGAGCAGGCGTGGCTGAACCAGATGATCGGCCAGCAGAACCCGGCCGACCCGCACGGCCACGTCACCTACTTCACCCCGCTCAACCCCGGCGGCCGGCGGGGCGTGGGGCCGGCCTGGGGCGGCGGCACCTGGAGCACCGACTACACCACCTTCTGGTGCTGCCAGGGCACGGGCCTGGAGATGCACACCCGGCTGATGGACTCCGTGTACTTCCACGCCGGCACCACCCTGACCGTGAACCTGTTCGTGCCCTCGGTGCTCACCTGGACGCAGCGCGGCATCACCGTCACCCAGACCACGTCGTACCCGGCGAGCGACACCACGACCCTGCGTGTCACCGGTGACGCCGGCGGGACCTGGACGATGCGCGTCCGCATCCCCGGCTGGACCACCGGGGCCACCGTCAGCGTCAACGGCGTCACGCAGAACATCTCCACGGCCCCGGGCGGTTACGCGGCCCTGACCCGCGCCTGGGCCTCCGGCGACACCGTGACCGTCCGCCTGCCCATGCGCACCGTGGTACGCCCGGCCAACGACAACCCCGGTGTCGCCGCGGTCACTTACGGACCGGTCGTCCTGGCCGGCGACTACGGCGACACCGCGCTCGGCGCCCTCCCCGCCCTGGACGTCTCCTCGGTCAGGCGGACCAGTTCCACCGCGCTCGCCTTCACCGCCACGGCGAACGGCTCCCCCGTGGCCCTGGGTCCGTTCCACGACGCGCACGGCCACAACTACACCGTCTACTGGAAGACCGGGGGTGTGGCGTCCGTCCGGCTCGCCAACGCGGCCGGCGGTCTGGTGCTGGGCATCCAGGACATGTCCACCGCCGACGGCGGCCGTGCCCTGCAATGGAGCGACTCGGGCACCGCCGACCACGACTGGGAGCTGGTCCCCGACGGTGACGCCGTCCGCTTCCGCAACGTGCACAGCGGCAAGGTGCTCGGCGTACGGGACATGTCCACGGCCGACGGAGCCGCCGTGCTGCAGTGGTCGGACAACGGCACCGCCGACCACCGGTGGTTCCTGATCGACCAGGGCGACGGCACCTTCAAGATCCGCAACGCGCACAGCGGGAAACTGCTCGGCATCGAGAACAACTCCACCGCGATGGGCGCCTTCGCGGTGCAGGCCCCGGACGACGGCACGGCCGACAACCGGTGGCGCGTCGTACGGTGA
- the rpmF gene encoding 50S ribosomal protein L32, with protein sequence MAVPKRKMSRSNTRHRRAQWKADAPRLVPVIVDGVSHLVPRRLARAYERGLLPVRG encoded by the coding sequence ATGGCTGTCCCGAAGCGCAAGATGTCCCGCAGCAACACGCGTCACCGTCGTGCCCAGTGGAAGGCGGACGCACCCCGGCTGGTGCCGGTCATCGTCGACGGCGTGTCGCACCTGGTACCGCGGCGGCTGGCCAGGGCCTACGAGCGCGGCCTGCTGCCGGTCAGGGGATGA
- a CDS encoding GNAT family N-acetyltransferase, with amino-acid sequence MSHPPHPPYTVRPATKADVEGARRLMLDTFYRDFGYGYVPEWHRDVIDIEATYLDHPRHLLLVARHGDEVVATTGVRSAGPAHPPHPRRLAERYPSGTTAQLVRVYVSPRHRRHGLARTLVRRACDFVAGTPGYDSIYLHTNVDVEGAEAFWRGIGKEVFDARTTGEHGPGVGTVHFEIPLHR; translated from the coding sequence ATGAGCCACCCCCCGCACCCGCCGTACACCGTCCGCCCCGCCACGAAGGCCGACGTGGAAGGCGCGCGGCGACTGATGCTGGACACCTTCTACCGGGACTTCGGCTACGGCTACGTCCCCGAATGGCACCGCGATGTCATCGACATCGAGGCCACGTATCTGGACCACCCCCGCCACCTCCTGCTCGTCGCCCGCCACGGCGACGAGGTGGTGGCCACGACCGGCGTGCGGTCGGCGGGGCCGGCGCATCCGCCGCACCCCCGCCGGCTCGCCGAACGCTACCCGTCGGGCACCACCGCCCAGCTCGTCCGCGTCTACGTGAGCCCCCGGCACCGCCGTCACGGACTGGCGCGGACGCTGGTGCGGCGGGCGTGCGACTTCGTCGCCGGAACCCCCGGCTACGACAGCATCTACCTCCACACCAACGTCGACGTGGAGGGCGCGGAGGCCTTCTGGCGCGGCATCGGGAAGGAGGTGTTCGACGCGCGCACCACGGGGGAGCACGGTCCGGGCGTGGGCACCGTGCACTTCGAGATTCCCCTGCACCGCTAG